In Gadus chalcogrammus isolate NIFS_2021 chromosome 13, NIFS_Gcha_1.0, whole genome shotgun sequence, the genomic stretch GCTCTGGTAGCGCTCCACCTGCGgggcccgcccccgccgccgccgccgccgccacaggAACAGGAAGACGCGCAGGTACGCCACGGCGATGGTGGCCAGCGGCAGCAGGAAGGACAGCAGGAAGAAGCTCAGCCCGTACGCCACCTGCCCGCCGTAGGGCAGCACGACGAGGCAGGCCGGGCCGtcggcccccggggcccccacgGAGCGGAAGGCCAGCTGGGGGCCCGCCAGGGCGCAGGCCGGCGCCCAGAGCAGGGCGGCGGTCAGCGCCACCCGGCGGGCGGAGAGCAGCCGGTGGGCCAGGGCGGGCCGCACCACCGTCAGGTAGCGGCTCACGGCCAGCGCGGCCAGCGTGTAGGAGCTGGCGGAGGCGCAGGCGGCCCCCACGAAGCCCACCAGCCGGCACAGCGGGGCCCCGAAGGGCCAGTAGCGCAGGGCCATGGCGGCCGAGTGGAAGGGCAGCACGGCCAGCAGGAGCAGGTCTGCCGCGCTCAGCGCCACCAGCAGGACGTCGGTCCCCGAGAGGGGCCCCGTGGCCCGGGAGGAGCCCGCCCCCGGGGCCAACCCCCCCCGTCTCCGCCGCCGCCCGCATAGGACCACCATCACCAGGGTGTGGCCCCACAgccccaggaccaggaccagggcgTCCAGCACCGGGACCAGGACCCGTTCCCAGTGGCCGTCCCAGGGGTCGCTGGCGTTCCCGGGCGGTCCCGGGACCGTGGCGTTGTACAGCATGCCGTCACGGACGACTTCCCGGGGGAACTGGACTCCGCCGCTGTTTGAGTACGGCCTTGTTATTGTAGTGCGTTCGATAAGCCGGTCGTAAACCTGTTCTGATAACACGTGATGGAGGAATGTTCCGCGCGGGGCGCCGGGCGAACGGCACGCCAACACATCGTAATAAACATCTTCTTGTCGGGACCTTTCCCAGGTACAACTAGATCCACATGTCGGGGAAAGGCTTTGACTGCGATCCTTCATAGAAAGTCCCCTGAATCGCCATTTTAGTTTCACAGACTTTCCAAAGACACTCCTGGGGGACACACCTTAGTTAGTGAATCACGTCCTTCCACTCCTCCAGTGATCAGCCTCACCTTTGTACCGCTTCGCTTTTGGTTTAAAACGATTTATAAAGATATATAAAGGTTGCAGCGCCTTGTTTGAGGTTGAGAGGGTTTTCCTTCAGAGGGAACAATGTTCTGGGTTCCCCATCACAGCGCTGGACTTCCCCAAAATTGTGGTGGGCTGTTTTTCAGCTCTGAGCTACACCCTGTGGGTGGTGTCACCCTGTGGGTGGTGTCATCCTGGGAGCTCcgagagggcggacccccttcCCGACGGACCGGCGCAGTCGCTCGTCGCATGCACCGACTCTGCCGTCCTCGCACAACAGGAAGACGAAGAACGGGTCAAAACACTGCAAAGAACGAGGAACTGTGAGCGCAGGCCAGCAGAGTAGtgagcgtgtgagcgtgtgacgGGGTGAATCCTCGTAAAGAGCAGGTGAACTCTGGACCGCCTGTGAAcaggagggggtaggggggtaggggggggggggggggggggcagttctgcgtcggggggggggagggcccaGGGAGGCCAGATAAAACCTTTCCCACCGATTCTCTCCCACAGCCTGGCCGTGGAAACACAGAGGGCTGGTGTTTGCGCATCGACAAACACAGATATTTTGAGACATACTTTCAATTCATGCGTATGCGAACGGCAAATGCCTGAAAAAGGGGAGAGTGATTAAATAGGCAGGGTAAATATTGACCCCTCAGAGAGCAGGCTGAACAGGAGAGGTCCGTCTTATCTGTTCAGATAAGccggtgggtgggtgtgtagcCAGCGTCCTGACCCCCCTCACCCTGATGAGGAGGTCAGCTACGACCCGGGCTCTGGCTGAGTGCCGTGGGCcgcagcaggagggagagagacggccaGAGGAAGCTCCTCAGACACGGGTGGAGAGACGGTGCGGAGCTGGAAGAACCAGGCGTGTAGAGGGGGACCGTGACCCCAGGGGTTTACTGCTCATCAGCAGGCCTGGGAAAGAGGAAACTGCAGGGAACAGATCCAGTGTTTACCCTCTGATCGATGTGGAGCTCATTGATTTATGTGCAGGCAGAGATGGGATAcatttgtttccccccccccccccccctagtttGTGAGAGAACCCGCGGGCCCTCCACTCGCTGGTGCTGTGATCGGCCGGCAGAAGGCTGGTTCCTGCCTGGGCCGTCCCACCTGGAGCCAGTCCTCCCAGTGCCCGTCCTTCCAGTGCCCGTCCTCCCAGTGCCCTGCCCAGCCGGTGGATGGGTCTGAGGTCATAGAGCAGGAAACGGGCCATGAGATCACCCCATCGGCCCACACCCTGTTTACTGCAGCGGCCAGCTGTCAGCCGCTTATTACCTCTCACAAGCAGCACAACAAAATAAGGTGTAATTGCAGTGCGGTGCAAATATCAGACCTCGTCTTTAAGTTAAAGTGACGCGACCATGGcagcagactgtgtgtgtgtgtgtgtgtgtgtgtgtgtgtgtgtgtgtgtgtgtgtgtgtgtgtgtgtgtgtgtgtgtgtgtgtgtgtgtgtgtgtgtgtgtgtgtgtgtgtgtgtgggtgcagagagagagcagctgtCTCCGTCTCGCGCCACAGAGCTCTGGTTTTTCCACGTTGGCTCGCGCTGGGCTCTCCTCTCCTTAACCTTCCGCTGGGTCGGAGTCTCTGGTGCGGAGAGGACATTCTCTCCTACGTGGAGGAGGCAGGAACCCAAGGTCTGGCCAGCGGCAGACAGTCACTCACTGGGTCTCTGTAACACGGCACCGACACTGACGCAGAACTCCACCTGCTGCTCCACCCTGGCTTTcagtggcctctctctctctctccctctccctctccctctccctctctctctcgctctctctcgctctcgctctccctctccctctctctctctctctcgctctcgctctcgctctcgctctctctctctctcgctcacactttctctctctcacactttcgctctctctcgctctcgctccctctctctctctctctctctcacactttctctctctctctctctctctctctctctctctctctctttctctttctctttctctttctctctctctctctctctctctctctctctctctctctctctctcatatatatatctgtttgatcaacctgtctctctgttccttGTCTTCCCtctaccccacccccccccagacgTGGGTTCAGTGGAGGGCCTTGCGTACCACCGGGGCTGGGACATGCTGTACTGGACCAgctacaccacctccaccatcacccgcCACACCGTGGACCAGGCCCGCTGGGGCGCGGCCAACCGCCACACCGTGGTGTCCATGTCCGGGGACGACCACCCGAGGGCCTTCGTCCTGGACGAGTGTCAGAGGTGGCTGAACGTTCAGGAGCCTCCCGGGCCTCTCATTAATGTTCTGATTCTCTCATTCATGATCTGAGCCTCCTGAGCCTCTCATTAATTATCTGAGCCTCTCATTAATGATCTGAGCCTCCTGAGCCTCTCATTAATGTTCTGATTCTCTCATTAATGATCAGACTCATCTGAGCCTCCTGAGCCTCTCATTCATGTTCTGAGCCTCCCGAGCCTCGCATTCATTTTCTGAGCCTTACCAAGCCTCATGATCCTCTCAATAAGATTCTGAGCCTCATTAATGTCTCAAACCTCTCATTAATGTTCTGAGACTCAAACCTCTCATTAATGTTCTGAGCCTCTCATTAATATTCTCATGAGCCTCTCTCTTTGCGGCAGTATATAGAAGACAACGCCGAAGTGTAAGTAGGAGACTATGGGATTAAAGAGCAAGTTAGAAGTAAGAAGAGGCTTATCTCCTATTTTCCGTAATTAGGTCTTATTTTAGTAACGGCGCAGCAACCGTGACTACAGTCACGGTTGGGGAGGGAACAGGACTAGGGTTTGCCGGCCCCTTCAGCTATCTTATCCCTCACCCCCAGCCTGATGTTCTGGACCAACTGGAACGAGCTGTCCCCCAGCATCATGCGGGCCACGCTGGCGGGGGCCAACGTCCTGGTGATCATCGGCAGCGACATCCGGACGCCCAACGGGCTCGCCATCGACCACCGCGCCGAGAAGCTCTACTTCTCCGACGCCACGCTGGACAAGATCGAGCGCTGCGAGTACGACGGCAGCCGGCGCTACGTACGTCTCCCCGAAAAAACACGGCAGAAAACAATATTAGGAAACTAGTAAAGTTGTGGGTATAATCGTTATAGCCGTGATGTATTTGTTGTATTCATGTGATGATATTATGGTACAATTCTGTTTTACTATTCTAGAAAAGCTGTCGGAAACTTGGAAGTTAAATATTTATCTTGTTCCCTTTtagattaaataaataagagagagagagattgagcgagagagagagagagagatagagatagagaaggagaggaagagggagattgaggaagagagagtgagagaaagagagaggaagagcagaagagggattgggagagagagaggggaagagagagatgaaggaagagagaaattcaggaagagagagagcaagagcgtaCAAACATATCACAGGGAAAGTGTGAAGGAATAATGTTAATCTTTGCTCTTCTGGTGCGTcgctgccccctgcaggtggTTCTGAAGAACGAGCCGGTGCACCCCTTCGGCCTGGCCGTGTACGGGGACTACATCTTCTGGACGGACTGGGTGAGGCGGGCCGTGCTCCGGGCCGACAAGTACACCGGAGGGGACATGAAGGTGCTGCGGGCCGACATCCCCCAGCAGCCCATGGGGATAGTGGCGGTGGCCAACGACACCAACAGCTGTGAGTGCCCTGCTGCGGGTTCGGTTGAGTTGTCGGACGTGTTGACGGACATGTTGTCGTCGGACTTGTCTTATGACATGTTGACGACATGTTGGACGTGCCTTCAGACAATGTAGACGACATGTCTTCAGACATGTTGACGACATGCGGGACGTGTCTTTGGACATGTTGACGACATGTTGACGTGTTGTCATGTTGACCGGCGGGATTGTCATGTCGGAGGGCTTGTAGCACTGAAAGATCTAACGACATGAACAATAATTACAACAGCAAAGTAATTGTAACCctagaaaaaataattaaataccaTATTTAACGAGGTCACCCTGCTTGATGTTCAGATAAATGTTGAgttatattgagatggcagttaAACGGCTAGTCACTATAAATCCCAGGTAAGTATCCAATACACAAccgtaggcacacacacgcacccagccacacacagctacacacagctacacacacacacacacacacacacacacacacacacacacacacacacacacacacacacacacacacacacacacacagacaaaaaagtCCATCAGGGATGTGAGCAGTTTGGAGCTGTAACCAGCTGTAGCCGCACCTGAGCCCCACACCCGTCTCAGATggccaccctccaccctcctccacccccctccaccctcctccaccctcctccagcctcctccagcctcctccagcctcctccagcctcctccagcCCGAGGCTGTAGCATCTCTCCCTATCGTCTGGATCCACCAGCTCTGAGCGTTTACTTATTTCCTTCTGCTCTGCTGCTAATGGAGGCAGGCTGTCAGACGCAGATTGCTTCTGGCTCCTTTTCCAATATTTAtatacatgtgtttgtgggtattTCAATCAGacacctgtgagtgtgtgtctttgtgtgtgggcctgcggtgtgtgtttttgtgtgtgtgcactgcacgCACAACTtacattttgtatttgtattgttggGAGAGGATCCAACCAAAAGTATTCTATTTGCAATTTAAATGTTGACGACTGGAATCCTTAAATAGTACCTAGCTAGTCTACCACAtgagagtgtgggtgtgtgggtgtgtgtgtctgtgtgtgcacccatgtgtgtgtttgtttgtgtgtgtgtgtgtgtgcgtttgtgtacgtgcttgtgtgcttgtgtgagctGAACCCCCTGCGGCCTAGTAACAAGAAcctctcttctcatctcctcctcactcctcctcctctctcctcctctctcctcctctctcctcctctctccttctccctcctatctcctcctcctctctgctctctcctccctcctcctccctcctccctcctctctcctctctcctccctcctcctctctcctccctcctcctccctcctcctccctcctcctctctcctccctcctctctcctctctcctctctcctccctcctcctctcctcctccctcctcctctcctcctctcctctctcctcctctctcctccctcctcctctctcctcctctctcctctctcctccctcctccctcctcctctctcctccctcctctctcctctctcctccctcctcctctctcctccctcctctctcctccctcctcctccctccttctctcaggTGAGTTCTCGTTGTGTCGCGTGAACAACGGCGGCTGCCAGGACCTGTGTCTGCTGACGTCGGAGGGCCGGATCAACTGCAGTTGCCGTGGCGACAGGAAACTTATGGAGGACAACACTTGCATCAGTAAGTCACAACGGGTGATGGGAGCCGGAACAGGGAGggttgggggaggtgggggaggcggcgggggaGGCGGTAGGGGAGGCCTTGGGAGCAGGAgacggggaggtgggggaggtggtgggagcaGTAGGCGTAGCGgtggggagagtgtgtgtgaactCACTgtgtttcaccccccccccccccccccagcgctcaACACCACCTGTAACCGCATTGACGACTTTGAGTGCGGCAACGGGGACTGTGTGAACTACACGCAGACCTGCGACGGCATGGTGCACTGCAAGGACAAGTCTGACGAGAAGCTCTTCTACTGCggtgagtggggggaggggggggggaggggggcatctGGGTACCCCGGCCTCCTGGACATCCTAATCTGTTGAACCTTACTGTCTCCAGAGAACCGTGTGTGTAAGAAGGGGTTCAGGACAGAAGGGGTTCGGGACAGAAGGGGTTCAGGACAGAAGGGGAACCGGACAGAAGGGGTTCAGGACAGAATGGGAACCAGACAGAAGGGGTACAGGACAGAAGGGGTACAGGACAgaagggggacaggaagtgatcCCCTGATCTGTTTGAACTTCCTGTCCATAGCGAACCGCGCGCGTAAGAAGGGCTACAGCAAGTGATGTCCTGATCTGTTTGAACTTCCTGTCCACAGCGAACC encodes the following:
- the LOC130401946 gene encoding galanin receptor type 2-like, producing MKDRSQSLSPTCGSSCTWERSRQEDVYYDVLACRSPGAPRGTFLHHVLSEQVYDRLIERTTITRPYSNSGGVQFPREVVRDGMLYNATVPGPPGNASDPWDGHWERVLVPVLDALVLVLGLWGHTLVMVVLCGRRRRRGGLAPGAGSSRATGPLSGTDVLLVALSAADLLLLAVLPFHSAAMALRYWPFGAPLCRLVGFVGAACASASSYTLAALAVSRYLTVVRPALAHRLLSARRVALTAALLWAPACALAGPQLAFRSVGAPGADGPACLVVLPYGGQVAYGLSFFLLSFLLPLATIAVAYLRVFLFLWRRRRRRGRAPQVERYQSRVTQTSALLVLAFTLCWLPSYGLTLALLVGQDAVATGASPRYGPFVVFARLTATSSTVANPVLYVLMSRKFRRELLGLMCRRGRGGRGAVSVATVS